The genomic region CCGTTGGGGTTGGCGATGGTGCCGTGGATGTCGGCGATGCCGACCACGCGCAGGCCCGCCTCGGCCAGGAAGCGGGCCGTGGCGCCGCCCATGGAGCCGAAGCCCTGGATGACCGCGCGGGCGCCTTCGCGGGGCGTTTCAAGCTCAGCCATCGCGGTGAGGGCGGCCTGGGCTACGCCCGCCCCGCCTACCAGCTCGTCCAGGGCGATGCCGTCGACGGTGATGGCGAAGGCGTCGATGAGGCGTTGGGTCGCGGTGGGTTCGTCGTCCAGCAGGGGGTAGACCGCTTGGATCGAGCTGCTCAGGCCCACCTCGGCGATCACCTCGTCCAGGGTGTCCTGGCGCAGACCCAGGTCCTCGCCCGTGGTCCAGACCGTTTCCAGGTACGGGCGGACGGCTTGCAGGTAGCGGCGCAGGACCTGGCGGGACGCCGGGTCGTAGGGGCTGCAGTCGATGCCGCCCTTGGCCCCGCCGAGCGGGAGGTACCGCGCGGCGGGGTCGTAGTTGAGGGCTTCCTTGGCGGTCATGCCGCGGGCCAGGCCCCGGACCTCGGACAGGGTGCAGCCTTCGCGCAGGCGCAAGCCGCCGCTGCACACGCCGCGGACCAGGCGGTCGATGACCAGGAAGCCGCGTTTGCCGGTGACCGGGTCGGTCCAGGTCAGTTCGAGCAATGGAGCGCGATCGTCACCGGCCTGCTCCCGCGCCGGGGCGGCCGGCTGCTGGATGACCTCGATCATGCGCACTCCCCTTGCTGACTGACCAGACAGTTGACTCAGTATCGATCATCGACCGTCGATGTCAACCGACGTCCACCCAGAGCCGTGGGCTGTGCGCCTGGACCACCGCTTGCACGCTGCGCAAACAGTCTTCCGCGGGCATCGCGTCCAGGCGACGGCCGTCGCGCAGACGCAGGGCGACCTGGCCCTCGGCCGCTTCTCGCGCGCCGATCACCGCCTGGTACGGGGCCAGGCGGGCGGCGCGGATCCTGGCGCCGAGCGACCCCTCCCCCGGTTCGAGCACCTCCGCTCGCAGGCCGAGGTCGCGGCAGCGGCGCAGGAGCTCGGCGGCGGGCAGCTCCTCCTCCGGCGAGATGGGCAGGATCGCCAGCTGGCGCGGGGCCAGCCAGGGCGGGAAGGCGCCGCCGTGGCGTTCGATCAGGTGCGCCACCGCCCGCTCCACGCTGCCGATCACGCTGCGGTGCACCATGACCGGCCGGTGCCGTCCGCCGTCGGGGCCGATGTAGTGCAGGTCGAACCGCTCCGGCTGGTAGAAGTCGACCTGGACGGTGGACAGGGTGGACTC from Crossiella sp. CA-258035 harbors:
- a CDS encoding Glu/Leu/Phe/Val dehydrogenase dimerization domain-containing protein; protein product: MIEVIQQPAAPAREQAGDDRAPLLELTWTDPVTGKRGFLVIDRLVRGVCSGGLRLREGCTLSEVRGLARGMTAKEALNYDPAARYLPLGGAKGGIDCSPYDPASRQVLRRYLQAVRPYLETVWTTGEDLGLRQDTLDEVIAEVGLSSSIQAVYPLLDDEPTATQRLIDAFAITVDGIALDELVGGAGVAQAALTAMAELETPREGARAVIQGFGSMGGATARFLAEAGLRVVGIADIHGTIANPNGLDVERLLHTRDPHGAIDRTQLHPTDEQLPRDAWLTLPTEVLVPAAISYCVNTANHTRVTARLIVEAANLPITPEAETALTARGVTVIPDIVANSATNSWWWWALFGDINPNAPDSFTKVRTQMHHLVTQILHRSRTTGVPPRAAATAMTTENLAAIEARFG